The proteins below are encoded in one region of Amycolatopsis acidiphila:
- a CDS encoding acyl-CoA dehydrogenase family protein produces MNELRKLVRRFVENEVLPHLDDWERAGELPRELHRKAGAIGLLGVSFPESVGGGGGTYLDAMTVAEEMLHAGGSGGLIASLLTNGIAVPHIAAAGDPGQIERWVRPTLEGELIGSLAITEPGGGSDVAGIRTTARREGDHYVVNGAKTFITSGCRADFVTTAVRTGGPGAHGISLLVVERGRPGFTVSRKLEKMGWHCSDTAELSYADVHVPVENLVGPENSGFVQIATQFVTERVSLAVQAYATAQRALDLTLDWCRLRETFGRPLISRQVVQHKLTEMARRVDLARVYTRHVAERYVAGEDVIAEACFAKNSAVEAAEWVVNEAVQLHGGLGYMRESEVERHYRDVRILGIGGGTSEILTGLAAKRLGYTA; encoded by the coding sequence GTGAACGAGCTGCGGAAACTGGTGCGGCGCTTCGTCGAGAACGAGGTGCTGCCCCACCTCGACGACTGGGAGCGGGCCGGGGAGCTGCCCCGCGAGTTGCATCGCAAGGCCGGTGCGATCGGGCTGCTCGGGGTGTCGTTCCCGGAGAGCGTCGGTGGCGGCGGCGGGACCTACCTCGACGCGATGACGGTGGCCGAGGAGATGCTCCACGCCGGTGGCTCGGGCGGCCTGATCGCGTCCCTGCTGACCAACGGGATCGCGGTGCCGCACATCGCGGCGGCCGGGGATCCGGGGCAGATCGAGCGCTGGGTGCGCCCGACGCTCGAGGGCGAGCTGATCGGCTCGCTCGCCATCACCGAACCCGGCGGTGGCTCCGACGTCGCCGGCATCCGCACCACCGCGCGCCGCGAGGGCGACCACTACGTCGTCAACGGCGCCAAGACGTTCATCACCTCCGGCTGCCGTGCCGACTTCGTGACGACCGCCGTGCGCACGGGCGGGCCGGGGGCGCACGGCATCTCACTGCTCGTCGTCGAGCGCGGCAGGCCGGGATTCACGGTGAGCCGCAAGCTGGAGAAGATGGGCTGGCACTGCTCGGACACCGCCGAGCTGTCCTATGCGGATGTGCACGTGCCGGTGGAAAACCTCGTCGGCCCGGAGAACAGCGGGTTCGTGCAGATCGCGACGCAGTTCGTCACCGAGCGCGTCTCGCTCGCGGTGCAGGCCTACGCGACGGCGCAGCGCGCGCTGGACCTCACCCTGGACTGGTGCCGGCTGCGGGAGACCTTCGGGCGGCCGCTCATCTCGCGTCAGGTCGTGCAGCACAAGCTGACCGAGATGGCCCGCCGGGTCGACCTCGCCCGTGTCTACACGCGCCACGTCGCGGAGCGCTACGTGGCGGGGGAGGACGTCATCGCGGAAGCCTGCTTCGCCAAGAACAGCGCCGTCGAGGCGGCCGAGTGGGTGGTGAACGAGGCGGTGCAGCTGCACGGCGGACTCGGCTACATGCGCGAGTCCGAGGTGGAGCGGCACTACCGGGACGTGCGCATCCTCGGCATCGGCGGCGGCACGAGCGAGATCCTCACCGGACTGGCCGCGAAACGATTGGGGTACACCGCTTGA
- a CDS encoding acyl-CoA carboxylase subunit beta, producing MSVIRSTVDPAGEVFAANREAMLAKLAELTAEHAKAIAGGGEKYVERHRRRGKLPARERVELLLDEDSPFLELSPLAAWGTDYHVGGSVVTGIGTVEGVECVIVANDPTVKGGASNPASLKKGLRAAEIAAENRLPTINLVESGGADLPTQKEIFIPGGRTFRNLTNASAERIPTVALVFGNSTAGGAYLPGMSDYVVMVKERAKVFLGGPPLVKMATGEESDDESLGGAEMHARTSGLADYLALDEQDAIRIGRSIVKRLNWHKQGPAPKPGYAEPRYDPGELAGIVPGDLKVPFDPREVIARIVDGSDFDEFKPLYGTSLVTGWADLHGYPVGILANAQGVLFSQESQKATQFIQLANQSDTPLIFLHNTTGYMVGKEYEQAGIIKHGAMMINAVSNSKVPHLSVLMGASYGAGHYGMCGRAYGPRFLYAWPSAKSAVMGPQQLAGVLSIVARASAANRGQAYDEDADKAMRAMVEQQIEAESMPMFLSGMLYDDGIIDPRDTRTVLGMSLSAIHNGPIRGAEGFGVFRM from the coding sequence TTGAGCGTCATCCGATCCACAGTGGACCCCGCGGGCGAGGTGTTCGCGGCGAACCGCGAGGCGATGCTGGCCAAGCTCGCCGAGCTGACGGCCGAGCACGCCAAGGCGATCGCCGGGGGCGGGGAGAAGTACGTCGAGCGGCACCGCAGGCGCGGGAAGCTGCCGGCCCGCGAACGCGTCGAGCTGCTGCTGGACGAGGACTCGCCGTTCCTGGAGCTGTCCCCGCTCGCCGCCTGGGGCACCGACTACCACGTCGGCGGCAGCGTGGTGACCGGCATCGGCACGGTCGAGGGCGTCGAGTGCGTGATCGTCGCCAACGACCCCACGGTGAAGGGCGGCGCGAGCAACCCCGCCAGCCTCAAGAAGGGGCTGCGGGCGGCGGAGATCGCGGCCGAGAACCGGCTTCCGACGATCAACCTCGTCGAGTCCGGCGGCGCGGACCTGCCCACCCAGAAGGAGATCTTCATCCCGGGCGGGCGCACCTTCCGCAACCTCACCAACGCCTCGGCCGAGCGCATCCCCACCGTCGCCCTCGTGTTCGGCAACTCGACCGCGGGCGGCGCGTACCTGCCCGGCATGTCCGACTACGTGGTGATGGTCAAGGAACGGGCGAAGGTGTTCCTCGGCGGGCCACCGCTGGTGAAGATGGCGACCGGCGAGGAGTCCGACGACGAGTCGCTCGGCGGCGCCGAGATGCACGCGCGCACCTCCGGCCTCGCCGACTACCTCGCGCTCGACGAGCAGGACGCGATCCGCATCGGGCGCAGCATCGTCAAGCGGCTCAACTGGCACAAGCAGGGCCCCGCCCCGAAACCCGGCTACGCCGAGCCGCGTTACGACCCCGGGGAGCTCGCCGGCATCGTGCCCGGGGACCTGAAGGTGCCGTTCGACCCGCGCGAGGTGATCGCCAGGATCGTCGACGGCTCGGACTTCGACGAGTTCAAGCCGCTGTACGGCACCAGCCTGGTGACCGGGTGGGCCGACCTGCACGGCTACCCGGTCGGCATCCTCGCCAACGCACAGGGCGTGCTGTTCAGCCAGGAGTCGCAGAAGGCCACCCAGTTCATCCAGCTGGCCAACCAGTCCGACACCCCGCTGATCTTCCTGCACAACACCACCGGCTACATGGTCGGCAAGGAGTACGAGCAGGCCGGCATCATCAAGCACGGCGCGATGATGATCAACGCGGTGTCCAACTCGAAGGTGCCGCACCTCTCGGTGCTCATGGGCGCCTCCTACGGCGCCGGGCACTACGGCATGTGCGGGCGGGCGTACGGGCCGCGGTTCCTCTACGCCTGGCCGAGTGCGAAGTCCGCGGTGATGGGGCCGCAACAGCTGGCCGGCGTGCTCTCGATCGTCGCGCGGGCCTCGGCCGCCAACCGCGGGCAGGCCTACGACGAGGACGCCGACAAGGCGATGCGCGCGATGGTGGAGCAGCAGATCGAGGCCGAGTCGATGCCGATGTTCCTGTCCGGGATGCTCTACGACGACGGCATCATCGACCCGCGCGACACGCGGACCGTGCTCGGGATGAGCCTGTCCGCGATCCACAACGGGCCGATCAGGGGCGCCGAGGGCTTCGGCGTCTTCCGGATGTGA
- a CDS encoding TIGR03084 family metal-binding protein, with the protein MVDLGPILGDLAAESQSLDDVVAGPGTDWATPTPAEGWTIGHQIAHLAWTDAKALIAVRTPGDFPEEIKRALAAGPGYVGEGIAEEAKKPREELLARWRAGREALAAALPAAPPGSKFPWYGPPMSAASMTTARLMETWAHAQDVYDALGLRREPGGGLRHIARFGVRTRDFAFAVHSLAPPAAEFRVELRAPDGELWAYGPADATQRVTGSALDFCLVVTQRRHPADTDLQAVGADAVKWLEIAQAFAGPPGRGRKAGQFG; encoded by the coding sequence GTGGTGGATCTGGGACCGATCCTGGGCGATCTGGCGGCCGAAAGCCAGTCGCTGGACGACGTCGTGGCCGGGCCGGGCACCGACTGGGCGACGCCGACGCCGGCCGAGGGCTGGACGATCGGCCATCAGATCGCGCACCTGGCCTGGACGGACGCCAAGGCGCTGATCGCCGTCCGCACCCCGGGGGACTTCCCGGAAGAGATCAAGCGTGCGCTCGCCGCCGGTCCCGGCTACGTCGGCGAAGGGATTGCCGAGGAGGCGAAGAAGCCGCGCGAGGAGCTGCTGGCGCGGTGGCGTGCGGGGCGAGAAGCGCTCGCCGCGGCGTTGCCGGCGGCGCCGCCGGGCAGCAAGTTCCCCTGGTACGGGCCGCCGATGAGCGCCGCGTCGATGACGACCGCCCGGCTGATGGAGACCTGGGCCCACGCACAGGACGTGTACGACGCGCTCGGCCTGCGCCGCGAACCGGGCGGCGGCCTCCGGCACATCGCGCGGTTCGGCGTGCGGACACGGGACTTCGCCTTCGCCGTGCACTCGCTGGCGCCGCCCGCCGCGGAGTTCCGGGTGGAGCTGCGGGCGCCCGACGGCGAGCTGTGGGCCTACGGGCCGGCGGACGCCACGCAGCGCGTCACCGGCAGCGCGCTCGACTTCTGCCTGGTCGTCACGCAGCGGCGGCATCCCGCCGACACCGATCTCCAAGCCGTAGGCGCGGACGCGGTGAAGTGGCTGGAGATCGCGCAGGCGTTCGCCGGCCCGCCCGGCCGCGGCCGGAAGGCGGGGCAGTTCGGGTGA
- a CDS encoding enoyl-CoA hydratase-related protein — MEYAEIVYTVEDHIATVSLNRPEARNGYTVRMSDELADAFDQADSDERVRVVVFTGEGDDFCVGADLSQGGFDFGPAEGPWQEPAGRCSKRVYTMNKPVIAAIRGAAVGAGITITLACDYRLAAADARFGFVFARRGVFPEGGSAWFLPRLVSLGTALDWMISGRVFGAGEAKAAGLVQRVHQPGELLDKAYELAREIAERTAPVSVAVTRQLLYRMSGAETPFPAFELESKLIAGLPDHADAVEGVLSFFEKRAPRFPLASARDLPPYLPWLS, encoded by the coding sequence ATGGAGTACGCCGAGATCGTCTACACCGTGGAGGACCACATCGCCACGGTCAGCCTGAACCGTCCCGAGGCCCGCAACGGCTACACCGTGCGGATGTCCGACGAGCTCGCGGACGCCTTCGACCAGGCGGACTCAGACGAGCGGGTGCGGGTCGTGGTCTTCACCGGTGAGGGCGACGACTTCTGCGTCGGCGCGGACCTGTCGCAGGGCGGGTTCGACTTCGGCCCGGCCGAAGGCCCGTGGCAGGAGCCCGCCGGACGCTGCTCGAAGCGGGTCTACACGATGAACAAGCCGGTGATCGCGGCGATCCGGGGCGCGGCCGTCGGTGCCGGGATCACGATCACGCTGGCGTGCGACTACCGCCTCGCCGCGGCCGACGCCCGCTTCGGCTTCGTGTTCGCGCGCCGTGGCGTGTTCCCCGAGGGCGGGTCGGCGTGGTTCCTCCCCCGGCTCGTCAGCCTGGGCACGGCGCTCGACTGGATGATCAGCGGGCGGGTGTTCGGGGCCGGGGAGGCCAAGGCGGCGGGTCTCGTGCAGCGGGTGCACCAGCCCGGGGAGCTGCTGGACAAGGCGTACGAACTGGCGCGGGAGATCGCGGAGCGGACGGCGCCGGTGTCGGTCGCGGTCACCCGGCAGCTGCTCTACCGGATGTCCGGGGCCGAGACGCCGTTCCCCGCCTTCGAGCTCGAGTCGAAGCTGATCGCCGGGCTCCCGGACCACGCGGACGCGGTCGAGGGCGTGCTGTCGTTCTTCGAGAAGCGGGCGCCCCGGTTCCCCCTCGCGAGCGCCCGCGACCTGCCTCCGTATCTGCCCTGGCTGTCCTAG
- a CDS encoding ribonucleoside-diphosphate reductase subunit alpha: MSVETTSRPVRSAVQVIRRDGSVSPFDANKISVALTKAFLAVEGDAAAASSRVHHVVGELTTQVETSLLRHANAETSLHIEQIQDLVELALMRGGHHKVARAYVLYREEHAKAREKPVEPGSPAHVDWARVEHVVAEAVAGLDDVSAEPVLAETRRNLYEGITPGELGTALIMAARTLVEKEPGYSYVTARLLLDKLRGEALTYLAGQPRQAGHDEMNYPGYFRDYLARAIELELADEELAAFNLKKITAAIRPERDLDFGFLGLQTLYDRYFLHHDGTRFELPQAFFMRVAMGLALREDERESRAVEFYELLSTFRFMASTPTLFNSGTTRPQLSSCFLTTVDDELDSIFQSYKNNALLAKYSGGLGNDWTPVRGLGAHIKGTNGESQGVVPFLKIANDTAVAVNQCFAPETGIYTADGVKEIQNIHQGDLVLGSSGSYREVTDVLAYDQSDPMVEVNVKHSVEPLTVTAGHPFFAIQGVPLGQENRRTLQWLAEGKVRPEWVEAGTLTKGDYIAQVVPGEVVPLPGFTEDDARLYGILLGDGHLSKAGQQWGVSGNPELDTHLEFVRKYLNERGIHFWETGRGDSYLQIHWAAGRGVLPDAATGRITGAGVPTLPFTAPDIYDDEHNKHIARRLSHLPKAQTLALLQGLLETDGGVSRGVEAYFTTTSRPLAAGVRYQLLRLGVPSAGEYREREQSHFGRRSDGPSTTFSGTLKAFDIRVPAVPEIAQLIGCRPLAKRNWIEYQGMVFSRVLDVRSVDVVPTVFDLKVDVDESYMTVAGLVHNGGKRKGAACAYLETWHVDVEEFLDLRKNTGDDRRRTHDMNTANWVPDEFLRRVEADAGWTLFSPDETPDLHDLYGTAFATRYREYEAAAERGEIKVFRRVRAVDLWRRTLTMLFETGHPWITFKDPCNLRSPQQHAGVVHSSNLCTEIILNTSADEVAVCNLGSVNLLAHVSADGLDTERLARTVRTAVRMLDNVVDINFYTIPEARRSNLRHRPVGLGLMGFQDALFELGLPLASAEAVEFADRSMEHLSYHAISASAELAAERGRYESFDGSLWSKGILPIDSLRLLAEAREGDDLDVDYSSTLDWDALRERVRDTGMRNSNVMAIAPTATISNICGVGQSIEPQFQNLFVKSNMSGDFTVVNPHLVRSLKERGLWDEVMVADLKYFDGSLGRIDRVPEDLKRLYATAFEISSRWLVDAASRRQKWIDQAQSLNLYLDAPSGRKLDELYRYAWHKGLKTTYYLRTRSATSVEKSTLRGTDGKLNAVPAAAVPAAPEPAACRIDDPDCEACQ; this comes from the coding sequence ATGTCTGTGGAGACCACCTCACGGCCGGTGCGCAGCGCCGTGCAGGTCATCCGGCGCGACGGCAGCGTGTCCCCGTTCGACGCGAACAAGATCTCGGTCGCCCTGACCAAGGCCTTCCTCGCCGTCGAAGGGGACGCCGCCGCCGCGTCCTCGCGCGTCCACCACGTCGTCGGCGAGCTGACCACGCAGGTCGAGACCTCCCTGCTGCGCCACGCGAACGCCGAGACGTCGCTTCACATCGAGCAGATCCAGGACCTCGTCGAACTCGCGCTCATGCGCGGCGGTCACCACAAGGTGGCCCGCGCGTACGTCCTCTACCGCGAGGAGCACGCGAAGGCGCGCGAGAAGCCCGTCGAACCCGGCTCGCCCGCGCACGTCGACTGGGCGCGCGTCGAGCACGTCGTCGCGGAGGCCGTCGCCGGGCTCGACGACGTGTCGGCGGAGCCGGTGCTGGCCGAGACCAGGCGCAACCTCTACGAGGGCATCACGCCCGGTGAGCTGGGCACGGCGCTGATCATGGCCGCCCGCACGCTCGTCGAGAAGGAGCCCGGCTACTCCTACGTCACCGCGCGCCTGCTGCTGGACAAGCTGCGCGGCGAGGCACTGACGTATCTCGCGGGGCAACCGCGCCAGGCCGGCCACGACGAGATGAACTACCCCGGCTACTTCCGCGACTACCTCGCACGTGCGATCGAGCTGGAGCTGGCCGACGAGGAGCTGGCCGCCTTCAACCTGAAGAAGATCACCGCGGCGATCCGCCCGGAGCGCGACCTCGACTTCGGCTTCCTCGGCCTGCAGACCCTCTACGACCGGTACTTCCTGCACCACGACGGCACCCGGTTCGAGCTGCCGCAGGCGTTCTTCATGCGTGTCGCGATGGGCCTGGCGCTGCGGGAGGACGAAAGGGAATCTCGTGCAGTGGAGTTCTACGAGCTGCTCTCGACGTTCCGCTTCATGGCCTCGACGCCGACGCTGTTCAACTCCGGCACCACCCGGCCGCAGCTGTCCTCGTGCTTCCTGACCACTGTGGACGACGAGCTCGACTCGATCTTCCAGTCCTACAAGAACAACGCGCTGCTGGCCAAGTACTCCGGCGGCCTCGGCAACGACTGGACCCCCGTCCGCGGCCTCGGCGCGCACATCAAGGGCACCAACGGCGAGTCCCAGGGCGTGGTGCCGTTCCTCAAGATCGCCAACGACACCGCGGTCGCCGTGAACCAGTGTTTCGCGCCCGAGACCGGCATCTACACCGCCGACGGCGTCAAGGAGATCCAGAACATCCACCAGGGAGATCTGGTCCTCGGTTCGAGCGGCAGCTACCGCGAGGTGACCGACGTCCTCGCCTATGACCAGAGCGACCCGATGGTCGAGGTGAACGTCAAACACTCGGTGGAGCCGCTCACCGTCACCGCGGGCCATCCCTTCTTCGCAATTCAGGGCGTACCGCTCGGGCAGGAGAACCGCCGCACGCTCCAGTGGCTCGCCGAGGGCAAAGTACGCCCGGAATGGGTTGAGGCAGGCACTCTCACCAAGGGCGACTACATTGCCCAGGTAGTACCCGGCGAGGTAGTGCCGCTTCCCGGGTTCACCGAAGACGACGCGCGCCTTTACGGCATCCTGCTCGGCGACGGTCATCTGTCGAAGGCCGGGCAACAGTGGGGTGTATCCGGAAACCCAGAGCTGGACACGCATCTGGAGTTCGTTCGCAAGTACCTCAACGAACGCGGCATCCACTTCTGGGAAACCGGGCGCGGCGACAGCTACCTCCAGATCCACTGGGCTGCCGGCCGAGGCGTGCTGCCCGACGCCGCCACGGGCCGGATAACCGGTGCCGGTGTCCCTACCCTGCCCTTCACGGCTCCCGACATCTACGACGACGAGCACAACAAGCACATCGCTCGCAGGCTCTCGCATCTGCCCAAAGCGCAAACGCTCGCACTGTTGCAAGGTCTGCTGGAGACCGACGGCGGCGTGTCCCGCGGAGTGGAGGCCTATTTCACGACGACCTCCCGGCCACTCGCGGCCGGCGTGCGCTATCAGCTACTTCGGTTGGGAGTTCCTTCGGCCGGAGAGTACCGGGAGCGCGAGCAAAGCCATTTCGGACGCCGCTCGGATGGCCCCAGCACCACCTTCTCCGGCACCCTGAAGGCGTTCGATATCCGGGTTCCCGCGGTACCGGAGATCGCGCAGCTGATCGGGTGCCGCCCCCTCGCGAAGCGAAACTGGATCGAGTACCAGGGAATGGTCTTCTCCCGGGTACTCGACGTGCGAAGCGTCGATGTCGTACCGACTGTGTTCGATCTCAAGGTCGACGTGGACGAGTCCTACATGACTGTCGCGGGCCTGGTGCACAACGGCGGCAAACGGAAGGGCGCCGCCTGCGCGTATCTGGAGACGTGGCACGTCGACGTCGAGGAGTTCCTCGACCTGCGCAAGAACACCGGCGACGACCGGCGCCGGACGCATGACATGAACACCGCGAACTGGGTGCCCGACGAGTTCCTGCGCCGCGTCGAGGCCGACGCCGGCTGGACACTCTTCTCCCCCGACGAGACCCCGGACCTGCACGACCTCTACGGAACGGCCTTCGCCACCCGGTACCGCGAGTACGAGGCCGCCGCGGAGCGCGGCGAGATCAAGGTGTTCCGCCGGGTCCGGGCCGTCGACCTGTGGCGGCGGACGCTCACCATGCTCTTCGAGACCGGCCACCCGTGGATCACCTTCAAGGATCCGTGCAACCTGCGCTCGCCGCAGCAACACGCCGGCGTCGTGCACTCGTCGAACCTGTGCACCGAGATCATCCTGAACACCAGCGCCGACGAGGTCGCGGTGTGCAACCTCGGCTCGGTCAACCTGCTCGCGCACGTGAGCGCGGACGGGCTCGACACCGAACGGCTGGCGCGCACCGTCCGGACGGCCGTGCGGATGCTCGACAACGTGGTCGACATCAACTTCTACACGATCCCCGAGGCGCGCCGGTCCAACCTGCGCCACCGCCCGGTCGGGCTCGGCCTGATGGGCTTCCAGGACGCGTTGTTCGAGCTGGGCCTGCCACTGGCCTCGGCCGAGGCCGTCGAGTTCGCCGACCGCAGCATGGAGCACCTCAGCTACCACGCGATCTCGGCGTCGGCGGAACTGGCCGCCGAGCGCGGCCGCTACGAGTCCTTCGACGGATCGCTGTGGAGCAAGGGGATCCTGCCGATCGACTCGCTCCGCCTGCTCGCCGAAGCCCGCGAGGGCGACGACCTGGACGTCGACTACTCGTCCACCTTGGACTGGGACGCCCTGCGCGAGCGGGTGCGCGACACCGGCATGCGCAACTCCAACGTGATGGCGATCGCGCCCACCGCGACGATCTCCAACATCTGCGGGGTCGGGCAGTCGATCGAGCCGCAGTTCCAGAACCTGTTCGTCAAGTCGAACATGTCCGGCGACTTCACCGTGGTCAACCCGCACCTGGTGCGCAGTCTCAAGGAACGCGGCCTGTGGGACGAGGTGATGGTCGCGGACCTGAAGTACTTCGACGGCAGCCTCGGCCGGATCGACCGGGTGCCCGAGGACCTCAAGCGGCTGTACGCGACGGCGTTCGAGATCTCCAGCCGCTGGCTGGTGGACGCGGCCTCGCGACGGCAGAAGTGGATCGACCAGGCCCAGTCGCTCAACCTCTACCTCGACGCGCCCAGCGGCCGCAAGCTCGACGAGCTCTACCGCTACGCCTGGCACAAGGGCCTCAAGACCACGTACTACCTGCGGACACGCTCGGCCACCAGCGTCGAGAAGAGCACGTTGCGCGGCACCGACGGCAAGCTCAACGCTGTCCCGGCCGCTGCCGTCCCAGCCGCGCCCGAACCCGCTGCCTGCCGGATCGACGACCCCGACTGCGAGGCCTGCCAGTGA
- a CDS encoding acyclic terpene utilization AtuA family protein, with amino-acid sequence MTLRIGNASGFYGDRFSAVRELLTGGPLDVLTGDYLAELTMLILGRDRLKDPGRGYARTFLRQLEENLGLAKEKGVKIVTNAGGLNPAGLADAIRELAAKLGLEVAVAHVEGDDLVGGAGELGLGEPLTANAYLGAWGIAECLNAGAEVVVTGRVTDASVVVGPAAAHYGWGRQDYDALAGAVAAGHVIECGAQATGGNYAFFTEHDLGTPGFPIAEIEADGASVITKHEGSGGVVTVGTVTAQLLYEITGARYAGPDVTTRFDTLALDQEGPDRVRISGAKGEPPPTTLKVALNRLGGFRNETTFVLTGLDIEAKAALVREQLESSLTDNPPAEIRWTLARTDHEDADTEQRASALLHCAVKDADPKVAGRAFSGAAIELALASYPGFHVTAPPSDASPYGVYTASYVDAGTVPHVAVLPDGTRADIDPAAETLPLSDVDEPELPAPLGGSTRRVALGTIVGARSGDKGGDANLGVWVRSDEAWRWLANALTVEEFQRLLPETASLPVRRHLLPNLRALNFVVTGLLGEGVAAQARFDPQAKALGEWLRSRHVDVPEVLL; translated from the coding sequence GTGACCCTGCGCATCGGCAACGCCTCCGGGTTCTACGGCGACCGCTTCTCCGCCGTCCGCGAGCTGCTCACCGGCGGCCCGCTCGACGTGCTCACCGGTGACTACCTCGCCGAGCTGACCATGCTCATCCTCGGGCGGGACCGGCTCAAGGACCCCGGCCGCGGCTACGCCAGGACCTTTCTGCGCCAGCTGGAGGAGAACCTCGGGCTGGCCAAGGAAAAGGGCGTCAAGATCGTCACGAACGCGGGCGGGCTCAACCCGGCGGGGCTCGCGGACGCGATCCGCGAGCTGGCGGCGAAGCTGGGGCTCGAAGTGGCCGTGGCGCACGTCGAGGGCGACGACCTGGTGGGCGGTGCCGGGGAGCTGGGGCTCGGGGAGCCGCTCACGGCCAACGCCTATCTCGGGGCATGGGGCATCGCCGAATGCCTGAACGCGGGTGCCGAGGTGGTCGTGACCGGTCGCGTGACGGACGCCTCCGTGGTCGTCGGACCGGCCGCCGCGCACTACGGCTGGGGCCGGCAGGACTACGACGCGCTCGCCGGGGCGGTGGCGGCCGGGCACGTCATCGAGTGCGGGGCGCAGGCCACGGGCGGGAACTACGCGTTCTTCACCGAGCACGACCTGGGCACGCCCGGGTTCCCGATCGCCGAGATCGAGGCCGACGGCGCGAGCGTCATCACCAAGCACGAGGGCAGCGGGGGAGTGGTCACCGTCGGCACGGTCACCGCCCAGCTGCTGTACGAGATCACCGGTGCCCGCTACGCCGGGCCCGACGTGACCACCAGGTTCGACACCCTCGCGCTCGACCAGGAAGGCCCGGACCGGGTCCGGATCAGCGGCGCGAAGGGCGAGCCGCCGCCGACGACGCTCAAGGTCGCGCTCAACCGCCTCGGCGGGTTCCGCAACGAGACCACGTTCGTGCTGACCGGCCTCGACATCGAGGCGAAGGCCGCGCTCGTGCGGGAGCAGCTGGAGAGCTCGCTCACGGACAACCCGCCGGCCGAGATCCGCTGGACGCTGGCCCGCACCGACCACGAGGACGCCGACACCGAGCAGCGGGCGAGCGCCCTGCTGCACTGTGCGGTCAAGGACGCGGACCCGAAGGTCGCCGGCCGCGCGTTCAGCGGTGCGGCCATCGAGCTGGCGCTGGCCAGCTACCCGGGCTTCCACGTCACCGCGCCGCCGTCGGACGCCTCGCCGTACGGCGTCTACACCGCGTCCTATGTGGATGCCGGCACCGTGCCGCACGTCGCGGTCCTGCCGGACGGTACCCGCGCCGACATCGACCCGGCGGCCGAGACGCTGCCGTTGTCCGATGTGGACGAACCTGAGCTGCCGGCGCCCCTGGGTGGGAGCACCCGGCGGGTGGCGCTGGGCACGATCGTCGGCGCCCGGAGCGGGGACAAGGGCGGCGACGCGAACCTCGGCGTGTGGGTGCGCTCCGACGAGGCGTGGCGCTGGCTCGCGAACGCCCTCACCGTGGAAGAGTTCCAGCGCCTGCTGCCCGAGACGGCCTCGCTGCCGGTGCGCCGGCATCTGCTGCCGAACCTGCGGGCGCTGAACTTCGTGGTGACCGGCCTGCTCGGCGAGGGAGTCGCCGCGCAGGCGCGCTTCGACCCGCAGGCCAAGGCGCTCGGCGAGTGGCTGCGGTCCCGCCACGTGGATGTTCCCGAGGTGCTGCTGTGA